The Neomonachus schauinslandi chromosome 4, ASM220157v2, whole genome shotgun sequence genome includes a region encoding these proteins:
- the FABP3 gene encoding fatty acid-binding protein, heart isoform X2: MVDAFVGTWKLVDSKNFDDYMRSIGVGFTTRQVANVTKPTTVIKVNGDTIIIKTHSTFKNTEISFKLGVEFDETTADDRKVKSTVMLHGGKLVHVQKWEGQETTLVRELVDGKLILTLTHGSTVCTRTYEKEA, from the exons ATGGTGGACGCCTTCGTGGGCACCTGGAAGCTAGTGGACAGCAAGAATTTCGATGACTACATGAGGTCAATTG gTGTGGGTTTTACTACCAGGCAGGTGGCCAATGTGACCAAGCCTACCACAGTCATCAAAGTGAATGGGGACACTATCATCATAAAAACACACAGCACCTTCAAGAACACAGAGATCAGCTTCAAGCTAGGGGTGGAGTTCGATGAGACAACAGCAGATGACAGGAAGGTCAAG TCCACCGTGATGCTGCATGGAGGCAAACTTGTCCACGTGCAGAAGTGGGAAGGGCAAGAGACAACACTTGTGCGGGAGCTAGTTGATGGGAAACTCATCCTG ACACTTACCCATGGAAGTACAGTTTGCACTCGTACTTATGAGAAAGAGGCATGA
- the FABP3 gene encoding fatty acid-binding protein, heart isoform X1 produces MVDAFVGTWKLVDSKNFDDYMRSIGELLITLPLPSGVGFTTRQVANVTKPTTVIKVNGDTIIIKTHSTFKNTEISFKLGVEFDETTADDRKVKSTVMLHGGKLVHVQKWEGQETTLVRELVDGKLILTLTHGSTVCTRTYEKEA; encoded by the exons ATGGTGGACGCCTTCGTGGGCACCTGGAAGCTAGTGGACAGCAAGAATTTCGATGACTACATGAGGTCAATTGGTGAGC TGCTAAtaaccctccccctgccctcaggTGTGGGTTTTACTACCAGGCAGGTGGCCAATGTGACCAAGCCTACCACAGTCATCAAAGTGAATGGGGACACTATCATCATAAAAACACACAGCACCTTCAAGAACACAGAGATCAGCTTCAAGCTAGGGGTGGAGTTCGATGAGACAACAGCAGATGACAGGAAGGTCAAG TCCACCGTGATGCTGCATGGAGGCAAACTTGTCCACGTGCAGAAGTGGGAAGGGCAAGAGACAACACTTGTGCGGGAGCTAGTTGATGGGAAACTCATCCTG ACACTTACCCATGGAAGTACAGTTTGCACTCGTACTTATGAGAAAGAGGCATGA